A single Montipora foliosa isolate CH-2021 chromosome 7, ASM3666993v2, whole genome shotgun sequence DNA region contains:
- the LOC138010263 gene encoding fibronectin type III domain-containing protein-like, giving the protein MEDQQTSAYKDQLKETKTRKLQTLTFKHSQQNNSMKSEPPQGFKNLSSHDIDPKLVAVLNKGPSYVNADPKQLTRTCLLSRASLQTTIDKLEEQGISTNAINEFTGGIARIIDNLDDIKGFCSLDVCNLYGSIPLEDLEDGTPGIFTIMRDFFSTHKSVIDLEHLSDDDFVSLLRLCITSDVVLIEGNSYSQKSGLAMDNNLAPTLAIIYMNNLDLEIQSSFNNSVHLKRYIDDMFIAWTNDNLTPDEIVTTANSVNTALKFTVEIPEDNCLPFLDTIVTLHPHNGRFSTELYMKPIHSQYIWKQNPFFHRPFPKITWEKNGKELQDGVDFFEIPSQLEGRLLNITKVVEDMHEDIYICQASNNQTIGTGPQERNINLQVEVAPRWNVEIPKVKKFPIASNANLSCDVYAEPEPQIKWFRDGVELVASSKVRRVNTDLLFSDLTLDEAGIYQCVAENKHGMIVSSTYVEVFAIAPSFQKNGFGPFYLFQESEGRLKCDPEATPRPAIFKWYRDDVDITPGVTYQIESDGTLVISNVQRSRDQGKYLCYAENFLGNDSAESTATVYEQKEVVIHCLLCGIDYADLKCTFQIFLPYQCQLHLVHFVVLTLKPLVSEKTRIILAPKDRNVTEGSRVDLRCQAQVDDRLELYYLWKRDDAFIEYNQRVTWERNALTIADLTVEDAGIYTCLAYTPAPRRSEDSASATIDIAGAPYPPYNLKLSSDCQNRNTTLTWVTGGANQAPITHFLVERKSAYADDFWQVIANVTKHYATSYALVKMAGNADLAFRVRAVNGFGPSRPSKPTSSVCRTDAAAPEKWPDNFWGIPGKAEQLDIGWTAMRMVEWNGPGLFYKLWYGRVGQGNSLEETVLDDPKTERFNVPNAGYYVQWQFQIQAINDIAPGPKSPFVKAFSGQDPPAERPEDVTVGTVTARSVKLSWKLVTVTRGSVDGYRIYYGGQGLVPLKRRRRPIPIYASSTNVTGGSTERYTVTGMTPYIQYIIAITAYNSGGDGPKSAVVIAFTSETETTSLSHPWPSAAKTVS; this is encoded by the exons ATGGAAGATCAGCAAACTTCTGCATACAAGGATCAGCTAAAGGAGACCAAAACTCGGAAACTCCAGACATTGACGTTCAAACATTCTCAGCAAAACAACTCAATGAAGTCTGAACCACCACAAGGATTTAAAAACCTCTCCTCACATGATATTGATCCTAAACTAGTGGCAGTTCTCAACAAGGGACCATCATATGTCAACGCTGATCCGAAACAACTAACCAGGACATGTCTTTTATCGAGAGCCAGCCTACAAACAACGATCGACAAATTAGAAGAACAAGGGATCTCTACCAATGCTATAAATGAGTTTACTGGAGGAATTGCCCGCATCATTGATAA CTTGGATGACATCAAAGGGTTCTGTAGTCTAGATGTTTGTAATTTATATGGTTCCATCCCCCTTGAAGACCTTGAGGATGGTACCCCTGGTATATTCACTATAATGAGAGATTTTTTCTCCACGCACAAATCAGTCATTGACCTAGAACATCTCAGTGACGATGATTTTGTGTCCTTACTACGACTTTGCATCACCAGTGACGTGGTTCTGATCGAAGGGAACAGCTACTCACAGAAGTCTGGCTTGGCCATGGACAATAATCTTGCACCCACACTGGCTATCATTTACATGAACAACCTGGATCTTGAAATTCAATCTTCATTCAACAATTCTGTGCATCttaaacgatacattgacgacatgtttATAGCCTGGACTAATGATAACTTAACACCTGACGAAATAGTTACTACCGCTAACAGTGTCAACACTGCTCTTAAGTTTACTGTTGAGATACCGGAAGATAACTGCCTGCCTTTCCTCGACACAATAGTCACTCTTCATCCACACAACGGCCGATTTTCCACGGAACTATACATGAAACCAATCCACAGCCAAT ACATTTGGAAGCAAAACCCTTTCTTTCACAGACCATTCCCAAAAATAACCTGGGAAAAAAATGGGAAGGAACTTCAAGATGGGGTAGATTTCTTTGAAATTCCAAGTCAATTGGAAGGACGGCTCCTGAACATCACAAAGGTGGTTGAGGATATGCACGAAGATATCTATATCTGCCAAGCCAGCAATAATCAAACCATAGGAACTGGTCCACAAGAACGTAATATTAACCTTCAGGTGGAAG TTGCTCCAAGATGGAATGTTGAAATACCTAAAGTGAAAAAATTTCCCATAGCATCAAATGCAAACTTGAGCTGTGACGTGTATGCAGAGCCTGAACCACAAATTAAATGGTTCAGAGATGGAGTTGAATTAGTGGCAAG TTCAAAGGTACGACGGGTGAATACTGACCTACTTTTCAGTGATCTTACATTGGACGAGGCCGGCATTTACCAATGTGTAgctgaaaacaaacatggcatgaTAGTCTCGTCGACTTATGTTGAAGTGTTCG CCATTGCACCATCGTTTCAAAAGAATGGATTTGGTCCATTTTACCTGTTTCAAGAAAGTGAAGGACGATTGAAATGCGACCCCGAAGCTACTCCGAGACCAGCCATATTCAAGTGGTACAGGGACGATGTCGACATCACGCCTGGTGTGACTTATCAGATCGAAAGCGACGGCACCTTGGTGATTAGCAACGTTCAACGTAGCCGAGATCAGGGCAAATACTTGTGCTATGCGGAGAATTTCCTGGGAAATGATTCGGCAGAAAGCACTGCGACTGTTTATG AGCAGAAAGAGGTGGTAATTCACTGTCTCCTTTGTGGCATCGATTATGCCGATCTCAAATGCACCTTTCAAATTTTCTTGCCTTACCAGTGTCAACTGCACTTAGTTCATTTTGTGGTACTCAC TTTAAAACCGTTGGTTTCAGAGAAGACTCGGATAATACTTGCACCAAAAGACAGGAATGTTACTGAAGGAAGCAGGGTGGACTTGCGCTGTCAGGCTCAAGTGGACGACCGGTTGGAATTGTATTACCTTTGGAAGAGAGATGATGCTTTTATCGAGTATAACCAGAGGGTCACGTGGGAACGGAATGCATTGACCATTGCGGACTTAACAGTCGAAGACGCTGGGATTTACACCTGTTTGGCATATACTCCAGCCCCAAGGAGATCTGAAGACTCTGCCTCGGCTACTATTGATATCGCAG GTGCCCCATATCCACCATACAATCTAAAATTATCTTCCGACTGCCAAAACCGAAACACAACATTGACCTGGGTAACGGGCGGAGCAAACCAAGCCCCGATTACTCATTTTTTGGTCGAGCGAAAATCGGCCTACGCTGACGACTTCTGGCAAGTCATTGCAAATGTTACCAAGCATTACGCCACTTCATATGCGCTGGTGAAAATGGCCGGAAACGCGGACCTGGCCTTCCGGGTTAGAGCTGTCAATGGCTTTGGACCAAGTCGTCCGAGTAAACCCACGAGCTCGGTGTGCCGAACAGACGCTgcag CTCCCGAAAAATGGCCTGACAACTTTTGGGGAATCCCCGGCAAGGCTGAACAGCTTGACATCGGATGGACT GCCATGCGAATGGTGGAATGGAATGGTCCAGGCCTCTTCTACAAGCTGTGGTATGGGCGAGTAGGTCAGGGAAATAGTTTGGAGGAAACCGTACTTGACGATCCTAAAACAGAGAGATTTAACGTTCCCAATGCTGGGTATTACGTTCAGTGGCAGTTCCAGATTCAAGCTATTAACGATATTGCACCTGGACCCAAAAGTCCATTtgttaaggcattttcaggccAGGACCCACCCGCTGAAAGACCAGAAGATGTCACTGTGGGAACCGTGACGGCACGCAGTGTGAAATTGTCATGGAAACTTGTTACTGTTACCAGAGGAAGTGTGGATGGATACAGG ATTTATTACGGGGGACAAGGCCTTGTTCCTTTGAAGAGACGAAGACGTCCTATTCCAATTTATGCGTCATCCACAAATGTAACAGGAGGAAGTACGGAGAGGTATACTGTGACCGGGATGACACCGTACATACAGTACATCATAGCAATCACTGCCTACAACAGCGGAGGCGATGGACCAAAGAGCGCAGTAGTTATCGCTTTTACGTCAGAAACCG
- the LOC138010264 gene encoding uncharacterized protein, which yields MADLPEDRLTPAPPFTYVGVDYFGPYVTKEGRKERKRYGALLTCLVSRAVHIEVAHSLDTDSFLHALRRFIARRGQVREIRSDNGTNFVGARRELREAINEMDQKEITEKLRQQNIDWKFNPPAASHMGGVWERQIRTARRILDTLLREHGSRLDDESLQTLMCEVESIINSRPLTIISSDVKDPHPLSPNQILTMKTGIVLPPPGKFQRNDVYMRRRWRRVQYLCNLSWSRWKREYLPTLQERAKWNKVKRNLKVDDVVLVRDENAPRNVWPMGVVTKVEPDSKGLVRSVVLRTHTTELHRPVNKLILMLTAEERMDATQDIEDVADKLVQTVKQ from the coding sequence ATGGCTGATCTGCCCGAGGACCGATTGACCCCAGCACCCCCCTTCACCTACGTCGGAGTGGACTACTTTGGACCGTACGTAACGAAAGAAGGTCGCAAGGAACGCAAAAGATATGGGGCATTGTTGACATGTCTTGTAAGCAGAGCTGTCCATATTGAGGTCGCCCACTCCCTCGACACAGACTCCTTCCTCCACGCACTTCGTCGCTTCATCGCTCGTCGCGGTCAGGTACGCGAAATAAGAAGCGACAACGGTACCAATTTTGTTGGTGCAAGACGAGAGCTTCGCGAGGCTATCAACGAGATGGATCAGAAAGAAATCACAGAAAAACTTCGTCAGCAAAACATCGACTGGAAATTCAATCCCCCTGCCGCAAGTCACATGGGCGGAGTCTGGGAAAGACAGATACGGACCGCACGTCGAATTCTTGATACCCTACTACGTGAACACGGAAGTCGTTTAGATGATGAATCCTTACAAACCCTTATGTGCGAAGTTGAATCTATCATCAACTCCAGACCTCTTACTATTATCTCCAGCGATGTTAAGGACCCTCATCCCCTATCACCAAACCAGATCCTGACAATGAAGACAGGCATCGTCCTGCCACCGCCTGGCAAGTTTCAACGAAATGATGTCTACATGCGCCGACGTTGGCGTCGTGTTCAGTACCTCTGCAACCTGTCTTGGTCGCGATGGAAACGGGAGTACTTACCAACGCTTCAGGAAAGGGCCAAGTGGAACAAAGTAAAGCGCAACCTTAAAGTCGACGACGTCGTTCTAGTTAGAGATGAAAACGCACCTCGCAATGTTTGGCCTATGGGCGTGGTAACCAAAGTAGAGCCAGATTCTAAAGGTCTCGTCAGAAGTGTAGTTCTTAGAACGCATACAACGGAGCTGCACCGACCGGTCAACAAGCTGATCCTTATGCTAACCGCAGAGGAACGGATGGACGCTACTCAAGACATAGAGGACGTTGCTGACAAGCTTGTACAGACAGTAAAGCAATAA
- the LOC138010265 gene encoding uncharacterized protein has translation MADIEAMFYQVFVSEKQRDFLRFLWWPNGDLTAPLEEYRMTVHPFGAVSSPSCSNYALQKTANDNEEEYGSAVASTLRRNFYVDDCLRSVSTEVKAKEQIEGLRQVCAKGGFRLTKFICNRRSVLESIPEEKRSKDVKTLDLNYDDLPIERALGVQWCVASDTFRSRITIKDKPLTRRGILSIVSSIYDPLGFAAPFALKAKKLLQDLCKDEKLGWDDELPESYRNRWENWRSELPMLERILVPRCVKPIDFGEVKSRQVHVFSDASSLGYGSVAYLRLCDNEGRIHCSFLMGKARLAPIKAVTIPRLELTAATVSVRLGEIVKKELDESFDIVQYHTDSVTVLRYIRNDQKRFQVFVANRVQTIRNLSDPSQWKYVDTKDNPADDASRGLDAKALKQQQRWLRGPEFLWQPEKDWPAQPSSLGEVSNEDPEIKRQVNACLSTITDPSPASTVTKLFQHFSDWYRLKKAVAVFLRVKTILQKRRLKRINEQHGPSATANDKASKLNISRSSLTVQKLEEAEQSIIRFSQSQSFDNELKSLDQASLDEPGHQQTPSQKRKKRSIEGQLPLSPRPVCRWRSATSWWPVEPR, from the coding sequence ATGGCTGATATCGAAGCCATGTTCTACCAGGTCTTTGTTTCAGAGAAGCAACGTGACTTCTTACGCTTCTTATGGTGGCCAAACGGGGACCTGACGGCTCCACTTGAGGAGTACCGAATGACCGTTCACCCCTTTGGAGCTGTTTCCTCACCGAGCTGCTCAAATTACGCCCTGCAGAAGACAGCAAACGATAATGAAGAAGAATACGGAAGCGCTGTTGCAAGTACGCTGCGCCGAAACTTCTACGTGGACGACTGCCTCCGTTCTGTTAGCACCGAAGTTAAAGCCAAGGAACAGATCGAAGGTTTGCGTCAAGTATGCGCAAAAGGTGGATTCCGCCTCACCAAGTTCATCTGCAACCGACGGAGTGTCCTGGAGTCCATTCCCGAGGAAAAACGTTCTAAAGATGTGAAAACGTTAGACCTAAATTACGATGATTTGCCCATTGAACGTGCTCTTGGTGTACAGTGGTGCGTCGCGTCTGACACCTTCAGATCTCGCATCACTATCAAGGATAAACCTCTAACGAGAAGAGGAATACTTTCAATCGTATCATCAATCTACGATCCTCTAGGATTTGCCGCCCCATTTGCACTGAAAGCTAAGAAGTTGCTCCAGGACCTTTGTAAAGACGAAAAGTTAGGATGGGACGACGAACTCCCTGAATCCTACCGAAACCGTTGGGAAAATTGGAGAAGTGAGTTGCCCATGCTCGAACGCATACTTGTCCCTCGTTGTGTAAAGCCAATAGACTTCGGAGAAGTGAAGTCCAGACAAGTACACGTATTTTCTGACGCGAGCTCCTTAGGCTATGGCTCAGTGGCATACTTACGTCTTTGTGACAACGAAGGTCGCATACACTGCTCGTTCCTGATGGGAAAAGCCCGCCTCGCACCAATCAAAGCAGTGACAATTCCACGCCTGGAACTGACTGCCGCTACCGTCTCCGTTCGCCTTGGAGAGATCGTCAAGAAGGAACTAGACGAAAGCTTTGACATCGTCCAGTACCACACTGATTCAGTCACCGTGCTGCGTTATATTCGCAACGATCAGAAGCGATTTCAAGTTTTCGTCGCCAATCGAGTACAGACGATCCGTAACCTTTCAGATCCAAGTCAATGGAAATACGTAGATACAAAAGATAATCCTGCCGATGATGCCTCTCGTGGATTAGATGCTAAAGccttgaaacaacaacaacgttggCTAAGAGGACCAGAGTTTCTGTGGCAGCCCGAAAAGGATTGGCCTGCTCAACCGTCGTCACTTGGCGAAGTTTCTAATGAAGATCCAGAAATCAAGAGACAAGTAAATGCCTGTCTATCAACAATCACGGACCCATCACCCGCATCCACCGTAACCAAGCTATTTCAGCACTTCTCCGACTGGTATCGCCTAAAGAAAGCCGTTGCAGTCTTCTTGAGAGTAAAAACCATTCTCCAAAAAAGAAGGCTAAAGAGAATCAACGAACAACATGGCCCCTCCGCCACCGCTAACGATAAAGCTAGCAAGCTGAACATAAGTCGCTCATCACTAACAGTGCAGAAGTTAGAAGAAGCAGAACAATCAATAATTCGCTTCTCACAGTCCCAAAGCTTTGATAACGAATTGAAGAGCCTTGATCAAGCAAGCCTGGATGAACCTGGTCATCAACAGACACCctcccaaaaaagaaaaaaacgaagtATCGAAGGCCAGCTCCCTTTATCGCCTCGACCCGTTTGTCGATGGAGGTCTGCTACGAGTTGGTGGCCGGTTGAACCACGCTGA
- the LOC138010266 gene encoding uncharacterized protein, which yields MTDRRNLDVVKAELNQLDSLCQQFHDTHKFYQDQLATPEEKEIASRYFNDKESDIFEHRKEVTNWILECEAKISDHLERLSDKRSAKSCSSRSSRSSRSSRSLQSARMKEKAKVAELMAERSLLREKIKLQAAEEQLQIDLEIAKAKAREKAFEELEREQKLKLAEVTDESHDSFLALPTPATGRKHEQPSIPGNSPIRSTGVKAKREEREFSPLNPEKSEFYYHAFPTETKKEDVTHLTNTENEMLKEVFKIQHEQIQGMVASQHHLATAIALPEPEVRKFKGDPLELKTFLMAFDARVQSRVTNSADRLYYLDQDVIGEPKELISGCLHIEPDEGYKEARCLLQREYGDPYKVSTAYMKRLTEWPPLKYDDGPALKSLYIFLSKCNCAMKTISHLAVLNHPPNMQAVVQKLPFALQTKWRENVVKTRRKDGKVAGFAELVEFLEYAAESANDPVYGKEALNKARQRTNGPPQSNKGSSPFKPKVESFVTGLDTVPKPPCSHGTGSSNQNVSARRCPLCEKSHDLEDCDAYKKKSVIQRKSFLSEKALCYACYGKNHLSKNCTRKRTCKKCKRPHPTLLHIEGISLDRESGSVNKEATDNDKPLKVNNACVDIPQESNLEKDTLLQTILPVVVTQKGTNKAVKTYAFYDNGSAGCFITERLRTRLAATSTITKIQLGTMHGQSLVDSPIVKDLVVTDLKDKNPVQLPRAYTRQEIPADTENIPTPEIVSRNGHLKEIASEIPAYDPELEIGLLIGSNCPNTLIPHSVVPNEGDGPFALQLKHGWTVSGPLHLTSEPFTNKVTVNRITVREIESVKEIITPKSLLKMFELDFSENASSNLPEELGHSQEDRRFLAKVSKGIRLTEGHYEIPLPFRQSEVHLPNNRQQAFKRALWQRKKMIQNHQYRNDYIAFINEIINKGYAEKATQEILKGDPGKAWYIPHHGVYHPKKPDKIRVVFDCSAKFAGTSL from the coding sequence ATGACCGACCGGAGAAACTTGGATGTCGTCAAAGCCGAACTCAATCAGTTGGACAGTTTATGTCaacaatttcatgacacccacaAATTTTATCAAGATCAATTAGCCACCCCGGAAGAAAAGGAAATCGCCTCTCGCTATTTTAATGACAAGGAAAGTGACATTTTTGAACATCGCAAGGAAGTTACTAATTGGATTCTCGAGTGTGAAGCCAAAATAAGCGATCATTTGGAGAGATTATCGGATAAGCGGTCAGCTAAGTCATGCTCATCACGTTCATCACGTTCGTCACGGTCGTCACGCTCTTTGCAGTCGGCTCGTATGAAAGAAAAAGCCAAAGTCGCCGAATTAATGGCAGAACGATCCTTGCTCAGAGAAAAAATCAAACTGCAAGCCGCTGAAGAACAATTGCAAATCGACCTCGAAATTGCCAAAGCCAAAGCCAGAGAAAAGGCGTTCGAGGAATTGGAAAGggaacaaaaactgaaattagcGGAAGTAACTGACGAATCTCATGATTCATTTCTTGCCTTACCAACACCCGCTACTGGTCGCAAACACGAACAGCCGTCGATACCTGGCAATTCTCCCATTCGCTCCACCGGTGTCAAAGCAAAACGTGAAGAAAGAGAATTCTCTCCGCTCAACCCAGAAAAATCTGAGTTTTATTACCATGCCTTTCCCAccgaaacaaagaaagaagatgTCACGCATCTAACTAACACGGAGAACGAAATGCTAAAGGAAGTTTTTAAAATCCAGCACGAACAAATACAGGGAATGGTAGCCTCCCAGCATCACTTAGCAACTGCAATTGCCCTACCAGAGCCTGAAGTACGAAAGTTCAAAGGGGACCCTTTAGAGCTCAAAACATTTCTGATGGCGTTCGATGCGCGCGTCCAGTCAAGAGTAACTAACAGCGCAGACAGGCTCTATTATCTTGACCAGGATGTAATAGGAGAACCCAAAGAACTGATCAGCGGATGTCTCCACATCGAACCGGACGAAGGCTATAAGGAAGCTCGATGCCTTCTCCAAAGGGAATACGGTGACCCATACAAAGTCTCCACAGCGTATATGAAGAGGCTAACCGAGTGGCCACCTCTCAAGTATGACGATGGGCCTGCTCTGAAGAGTTTGTATATTTTCCTCAGTAAGTGCAATTGTGCTATGAAAACTATCTCACACCTAGCAGTCCTAAACCATCCTCCAAACATGCAGGCAGTAGTTCAGAAGCTCCCCTTCGCCctacaaacaaaatggcgcgaaaacGTAGTGAAAACGAGACGCAAGGACGGCAAGGTTGCAGGCTTCGCAGAACTGGTAGAATTTTTAGAATATGCTGCCGAGTCTGCAAATGATCCAGTCTATGGCAAAGAAGCTCTTAATAAAGCAAGACAACGGACGAACGGCCCTCCACAGAGCAACAAAGGGTCGTCACCCTTTAAACCCAAAGTCGAAAGTTTCGTCACCGGCTTAGATACCGTTCCTAAGCCCCCGTGTTCACACGGGACCGGGTCTTCAAACCAAAACGTCAGCGCACGAAGATGCCCCCTGTGCGAAAAATCACACGACTTGGAAGATTGCGATGCCTACAAGAAAAAATCCGTGATACAAAGGAAGTCCTTCTTATCGGAGAAAGCGCTTTGTTATGCTTGTTACGGCAAGAATCATCTCTCAAAGAATTGCACAAGAAAGAGGACATGTAAGAAATGCAAAAGGCCGCACCCCACTCTACTCCATATAGAAGGCATCTCCCTCGACAGAGAAAGTGGTTCCGTTAACAAAGAAGCAACTGACAACGATAAACCACTGAAGGTCAACAATGCATGTGTGGACATCCCCCAAGAGTCTAATCTCGAAAAAGATACCCTGCTGCAGACTATCCTCCCCGTGGTAGTGACACAGAAAGGTACCAACAAGGCAGTGAAGACGTATGCATTCTATGATAATGGAAGCGCAGGATGCTTTATCACCGAACGTCTCAGGACGCGCCTTGCGGCAACAAGTACCATCACCAAGATTCAATTAGGAACCATGCACGGCCAGAGCCTTGTAGACAGCCCCATTGTCAAAGATCTTGTTGTAACGGACTTGAAAGACAAGAATCCTGTTCAGCTTCCAAGAGCTTACACAAGACAAGAGATTCCTGCCGACACTGAAAACATTCCCACTCCAGAAATCGTCAGCCGTAATGGGCATCTAAAGGAGATTGCTTCTGAAATCCCAGCTTATGATCCTGAATTGGAAATCGGGCTTTTAATTGGAAGTAACTGTCCAAACACGCTGATCCCACACAGTGTTGTCCCAAATGAAGGCGATGGTCCTTTCGCATTACAGCTGAAGCATGGCTGGACGGTCAGCGGTCCACTACATTTGACTTCCGAGCCATTTACGAACAAAGTAACCGTGAACAGAATAACCGTTAGAGAAATTGAAAGTGTCAAAGAAATTATTACCCCTAAATCACTATTGAAGATGTTCGAACTCGACTTCAGTGAAAACGCCTCGAGCAACCTTCCAGAAGAACTGGGCCATTCTCAAGAAGACAGAAGATTTCTTGCAAAAGTATCCAAAGGTATACGGCTCACAGAAGGTCACTATGAAATCCCTCTTCCATTCCGGCAATCTGAAGTGCATCTACCGAATAACCGACAACAAGCCTTCAAACGAGCGCTCTGGCAACGAAAGAAAATGATCCAGAACCATCAATACAGGAACGACTACATAGCCTTCATCAACGAAATAATCAATAAAGGTTACGCAGAGAAGGCCACTCAAGAAATCTTAAAAGGAGATCCTGGTAAGGCGTGGTACATTCCCCATCATGGTGTTTACCATCCTAAAAAGCCTGACAAGATCAGAGTTGTTTTCGATTGCAGCGCCAAGTTTGCTGGAACGTCCCTTTAA